GAACAGGGCGAAGGCCGGCGACTGCCGCATGGAGTCGAGGACGCGGACGACCGTCTCGGGGGTGATGACGTCGTGGCGCGAGAGCCCGCTCCCGTCGCGCACCACGAAGCCGTCGGGCGCCGCCCCCCACGCCAGGAGCTGGTCGCGGACCACGCGCGCCCCGCTGTCGGCGCTCCCGGCCCCGCCCCGCGCCCTGCCTAACGTGCGGAGGAGGATCTCGCCGACCTGGTTCTGCGACGGCTTCTCGAACGCCGGGAGCACCTGCGCCAGCGTGGGCGACATGACAGAGAAGAGCGGGTACGGGGAGGCGGCGCGCCACGGCGACACCCCGTCGTCGACGGCGATCCCGCGGTCGCGCAGCGCCTCGAGCAGCGCGAGGAGGTAGGCGCGCGCCGGGTCGCGATGGGTGATGGCCAGCACCACCGAGTCGCCAGCCGCAATGGTCCCCTCCACGATGACGGTGGCGGCATCGGCCGAGTCCTGGCGCACGCGCACCGTGCGCGCCTGCCGCCCGGACGGCGGGGGCGACGGCCGGGCGACGGTGCGGGCCCACGCGCGCACCGTCGGGACGGTGCGCGCCGGCAGGGTCCGCACGGTGACCGGGTCGCCCTCGGCCGCCCCCCCCGTCACCACGACGCGCGAGAAGCCCTCGTTGAAGAAGAGCTCGTCGACCCCCGCCGAGTAGGGGTAGTCCAGGTCGTCGTACGACCAGCCGAAGCCCAGGGTGGCGTCGGGGAAGGCGTCGGCGCCGGGGACGACCGCCCCCGTGATGCGCCGCACCCCGCGCGCGGCCAGCGAATCGGCCATGGCCCGCAGCGGGACCATCGCATCGCCGGCCATGTGGTCGCTCACGCTCGGGTCGCCGGTCCCGCTCACCACCAGGTCGCCGCGCAGCTCGCCGTCGACGATGGGGCCGGTGGCGGCGACGGTGGTGCTGAAGCGGAAGTCCG
This sequence is a window from Gemmatimonadetes bacterium SCN 70-22. Protein-coding genes within it:
- a CDS encoding D-alanyl-D-alanine carboxypeptidase/D-alanyl-D-alanine-endopeptidase; this encodes MSLIPSLSVVAQRGGARLSARRAFSRALALPVLLAACAPAAGRGAPAPRVAPAVAAVRHLVDSMVADAKFRSAQFGILVVDPASGDTIVAHNAGKLFMPASNQKLVTGAVALQLLGPDFRFSTTVAATGPIVDGELRGDLVVSGTGDPSVSDHMAGDAMVPLRAMADSLAARGVRRITGAVVPGADAFPDATLGFGWSYDDLDYPYSAGVDELFFNEGFSRVVVTGGAAEGDPVTVRTLPARTVPTVRAWARTVARPSPPPSGRQARTVRVRQDSADAATVIVEGTIAAGDSVVLAITHRDPARAYLLALLEALRDRGIAVDDGVSPWRAASPYPLFSVMSPTLAQVLPAFEKPSQNQVGEILLRTLGRARGGAGSADSGARVVRDQLLAWGAAPDGFVVRDGSGLSRHDVITPETVVRVLDSMRQSPAFALFREALPIAGVDGTLAGRMKGTPAERNVHAKTGTLDMVRSLSGYVTTADGRLLLFSILCNNWTVPVREVERVQDTLAVHLAGMRLGGR